One window from the genome of Pyrus communis chromosome 16, drPyrComm1.1, whole genome shotgun sequence encodes:
- the LOC137721445 gene encoding mitochondrial protein import protein ZIM17-like isoform X1 yields the protein MAARMLQRRLGSLLLRNQQPNAHLFKDHFVPSASSILRRYGFDKRGIQTQTNLTNPANEGLVNLEDSRLKPKIDANAINSSDAKFADASTQKISPRHDLAMLFTCKVCETRSMKTCSRESYEKGVVVARCGGCNNLHLIADHLGYFGQPSSIEQFLAARGEEVKKGSADTLNLTLEDIAGKKPGEGVEVKQLE from the exons ATGGCGGCTCGAATGTTGCAGAGACGCTTAGGCTCACTCCTCCTCCGCAATCAGCAGCCTAACGCCCATCTCTTCAAAG ATCATTTTGTTCCTTCTGCAAGTTCCATACTCAGAAGATACGGATTTGACAAAAGAGGGATTCAGACGCAAACAAATCTAACAAATCCGGCTAATGAGGGTTTGGTGAATCTTGAAGATAGCCGTTTGAAGCCTAAGATTGACGCAAATGCTATCAACAGTTCCGATGCCAAATTTGCCGATGCTTCCACCCAGAAAATATCCCCAAGGCATGACCTTGCCATGCTTTTTACTTGCAAAGTCTGTGAAACAAGATCTATGAAGACGTGCAGCAGAGAATCATACGAGAAAGGTGTGGTGGTAGCTCGCTGCGGCGGGTGTAACAATCTCCACCTGATTGCTGATCATCTCGGGTATTTCGGACAACCATCCAGCATTGAGCAATTTCTGGCTGCCCGCGGGGAAGAGGTGAAGAAAGGTTCCGCCGATACGCTGAATCTGACTCTTGAAGATATAGCCGGAAAGAAACCTGGTGAAGGGGTTGAAGTTAAGCAATTGGAATAG
- the LOC137721445 gene encoding mitochondrial protein import protein ZIM17-like isoform X2: MDHLSTPQSMTSSMDHFVPSASSILRRYGFDKRGIQTQTNLTNPANEGLVNLEDSRLKPKIDANAINSSDAKFADASTQKISPRHDLAMLFTCKVCETRSMKTCSRESYEKGVVVARCGGCNNLHLIADHLGYFGQPSSIEQFLAARGEEVKKGSADTLNLTLEDIAGKKPGEGVEVKQLE; this comes from the exons ATGGATCATTTGTCAACTCCTCAATCAATGACTTCTTCGATGg ATCATTTTGTTCCTTCTGCAAGTTCCATACTCAGAAGATACGGATTTGACAAAAGAGGGATTCAGACGCAAACAAATCTAACAAATCCGGCTAATGAGGGTTTGGTGAATCTTGAAGATAGCCGTTTGAAGCCTAAGATTGACGCAAATGCTATCAACAGTTCCGATGCCAAATTTGCCGATGCTTCCACCCAGAAAATATCCCCAAGGCATGACCTTGCCATGCTTTTTACTTGCAAAGTCTGTGAAACAAGATCTATGAAGACGTGCAGCAGAGAATCATACGAGAAAGGTGTGGTGGTAGCTCGCTGCGGCGGGTGTAACAATCTCCACCTGATTGCTGATCATCTCGGGTATTTCGGACAACCATCCAGCATTGAGCAATTTCTGGCTGCCCGCGGGGAAGAGGTGAAGAAAGGTTCCGCCGATACGCTGAATCTGACTCTTGAAGATATAGCCGGAAAGAAACCTGGTGAAGGGGTTGAAGTTAAGCAATTGGAATAG